The Virgibacillus dokdonensis genome includes a window with the following:
- a CDS encoding heavy metal translocating P-type ATPase — protein sequence MTAFVQRYKRHITGIAFISIILGVLLGIISGKGVQNGFLIFATVIAGIPIFIKAFQALRLKVFSIELLVTIAIVGAVLIQEYIESSVVAFLFLFGDFLEARTLERTRSSLSELMDMAPQEAKVIRDGKTVKVPVEEVVIGERVTVHSGAKIPVDGKIIKGRAQINESTVTGESIPAYKRRNDDIFCGSIVDQGYIELIAEKVGDDTTFAKIIELVEEAQDGKSNTEKFLNKFSQIYTPFVVALSILVYIIVQDLHMAITFLVIACPGALVIGAPVSNVAGIGNGAKNGVLVKGGEVMERLAKVDTIVFDKTGTLTKGKPEITAIKVWDHHLKENGLLQIIAEAEVISEHHLGKTIVKEANERRLPLYENVKNGQIVKGKGIKAEVGGQELIIGNKSLMMQEDIILSQEMLQYKETQEKRGNTVILAAINQKIAGAVSIADQIREDALDALQNMRKSGIRKMTMLTGDNSHMAALVARNLHLDSYHAELLPEAKVDYIKQLKQSGYYVAMVGDGINDAPAIATADIGLAMGDGGTDISMETADVVLMASKLAQFSHAYALAKATVRSMKQNTWIAIGTVAFLLVGVLNGSVHLASGMFIHEASVMLVILNGMRLIKFHTDMHQK from the coding sequence GTGACTGCTTTTGTTCAAAGGTATAAAAGGCATATAACGGGAATAGCTTTTATATCGATCATTTTAGGAGTACTTTTAGGTATAATTAGTGGAAAAGGGGTTCAAAATGGCTTTTTAATCTTTGCAACAGTGATTGCAGGAATTCCAATTTTTATAAAGGCCTTTCAAGCTTTACGGTTGAAAGTGTTTAGCATTGAATTACTCGTTACCATTGCCATTGTTGGTGCAGTACTTATTCAAGAATACATTGAATCGTCTGTGGTGGCATTTTTATTTTTGTTCGGCGATTTTCTGGAAGCACGTACGCTAGAAAGAACAAGATCCTCTTTGAGTGAACTAATGGATATGGCGCCACAAGAGGCTAAGGTTATTCGAGATGGGAAGACTGTTAAAGTTCCAGTGGAAGAGGTGGTGATTGGCGAACGAGTCACTGTGCATTCAGGCGCAAAAATTCCAGTAGATGGAAAAATAATCAAAGGCAGGGCTCAAATCAATGAGTCTACAGTGACAGGTGAATCTATACCAGCTTACAAGCGAAGGAATGATGATATCTTTTGTGGATCCATTGTTGATCAGGGATACATCGAATTGATTGCTGAAAAGGTCGGAGATGACACAACGTTTGCAAAGATTATTGAATTAGTAGAAGAAGCGCAGGACGGCAAGTCAAATACAGAAAAATTTTTAAACAAATTTTCACAGATTTATACACCATTTGTTGTTGCTCTTTCCATACTGGTGTATATTATCGTGCAAGACCTTCATATGGCAATCACATTTTTAGTTATTGCCTGTCCAGGTGCGCTTGTTATTGGTGCTCCAGTTTCCAATGTAGCAGGAATCGGAAATGGAGCAAAAAACGGGGTGCTTGTTAAAGGTGGCGAAGTAATGGAACGCTTAGCCAAAGTAGATACAATTGTTTTTGACAAGACTGGAACATTAACTAAAGGGAAACCAGAGATAACTGCAATTAAAGTGTGGGATCACCATTTAAAAGAAAATGGGTTACTGCAAATCATAGCCGAAGCAGAAGTGATTTCTGAACACCATCTAGGGAAAACCATTGTTAAAGAAGCAAATGAACGAAGGTTACCGCTTTATGAAAATGTAAAGAACGGACAGATTGTAAAAGGAAAAGGGATAAAAGCAGAGGTAGGGGGACAGGAGCTAATTATAGGTAATAAAAGTCTTATGATGCAGGAAGACATTATTTTATCTCAAGAAATGCTTCAATATAAGGAAACGCAAGAGAAAAGAGGTAACACCGTTATTTTGGCAGCTATAAATCAAAAAATAGCAGGTGCTGTATCCATCGCTGATCAAATTAGGGAAGATGCTTTAGATGCTTTGCAAAACATGAGAAAAAGCGGTATTCGTAAAATGACCATGCTTACGGGGGATAATTCCCATATGGCTGCTCTAGTAGCAAGAAATTTACATTTAGATAGTTATCATGCCGAATTATTACCGGAAGCTAAGGTAGACTATATAAAGCAATTAAAACAATCTGGATATTATGTTGCGATGGTAGGGGATGGGATTAATGACGCACCAGCGATTGCGACAGCTGATATTGGCTTAGCTATGGGAGATGGCGGAACAGATATATCTATGGAGACAGCTGATGTTGTGCTTATGGCAAGTAAACTGGCTCAATTTTCTCATGCTTATGCATTAGCAAAAGCGACAGTTCGTAGTATGAAGCAAAATACGTGGATTGCAATAGGGACAGTAGCCTTTTTGCTAGTTGGTGTATTAAATGGTTCTGTTCATCTAGCTTCCGGTATGTTTATTCACGAAGCTAGTGTAATGTTAGTTATATTAAATGGAATGCGTCTTATTAAGTTTCATACAGATATGCATCAAAAATAA
- a CDS encoding heavy-metal-associated domain-containing protein translates to MANVVLQLEPLTCPSCIKKIEIALGKEPGVRKARILFNTSKAKVEYDEKKVDIDQLVEKISKLGYAVLSQKQT, encoded by the coding sequence ATGGCAAATGTAGTATTACAATTAGAGCCGTTAACTTGTCCGTCATGTATTAAAAAAATTGAAATAGCTTTAGGAAAAGAGCCAGGCGTTCGGAAAGCTAGGATTCTGTTTAATACAAGCAAGGCAAAAGTGGAATATGATGAGAAAAAAGTTGATATAGATCAATTAGTAGAAAAGATTAGCAAATTAGGGTACGCTGTCTTATCCCAAAAACAAACTTAG
- a CDS encoding AzlD domain-containing protein has protein sequence MTMDLTLLVIVIFGTIVTFLPRSAPLMMLSQMEIPSKVIEWLEHIPIAVMTALVVQEVLIPNHEFSYVIGNLRLLAALPTILVALFTRSLLLTVIVAMCSMASLRFFF, from the coding sequence ATGACAATGGATTTAACTTTATTGGTGATCGTTATCTTTGGGACAATTGTAACATTTTTACCTAGAAGTGCTCCGCTTATGATGTTAAGTCAGATGGAGATACCTAGTAAGGTTATTGAATGGCTTGAACATATTCCTATCGCTGTTATGACAGCACTAGTTGTTCAAGAAGTTCTCATTCCTAATCATGAATTTAGTTATGTTATAGGTAATTTACGGTTACTTGCTGCTCTTCCGACAATTTTAGTTGCTTTATTTACTCGAAGTTTATTATTAACTGTTATTGTAGCAATGTGCAGTATGGCTAGTTTGCGATTCTTTTTTTAA
- a CDS encoding AzlC family ABC transporter permease has translation MEYTNRDESMMVKPFWQGVKDCLPTVLGFLGIGLAAGVVQTSAGMSPFEVLLISMLLYAGSAQFVVAGMIVVGAPIISVVVAIFIVNLRYLLLSASLAPHFQAFSLKQNALNGFLLTDETYGVIANETLKNKPLKFEWLMGLNLTAYVNWIVANVAGSYFSTWLSNPEKFGMDFALSGMFIGLIVLQFLSRKRWGIDLVVFTTTVAMMLILSQFITVGGLHIIFATVVAATIGMVIKK, from the coding sequence ATGGAATATACAAATAGAGATGAAAGTATGATGGTAAAACCATTTTGGCAAGGAGTAAAAGATTGTTTACCAACCGTTTTAGGTTTTTTAGGGATTGGTTTAGCAGCTGGTGTTGTACAAACTTCAGCTGGAATGAGCCCTTTTGAGGTGCTACTTATTTCTATGCTACTTTATGCCGGATCTGCCCAGTTTGTTGTGGCTGGAATGATTGTTGTTGGAGCACCAATAATTTCAGTAGTTGTTGCTATTTTTATTGTTAACTTACGTTATTTATTATTAAGTGCTTCATTAGCACCACATTTTCAAGCTTTTAGTTTAAAACAAAATGCACTGAATGGTTTTTTATTAACGGATGAAACTTACGGAGTTATTGCAAACGAAACATTAAAAAATAAACCACTTAAATTTGAATGGTTAATGGGATTAAATTTAACTGCTTATGTGAATTGGATTGTGGCGAATGTAGCAGGTTCATACTTCAGTACTTGGTTATCTAATCCTGAGAAATTTGGAATGGACTTTGCCTTATCAGGAATGTTTATTGGTCTAATTGTTTTACAATTTCTTAGTCGAAAACGCTGGGGTATAGATTTAGTTGTTTTTACAACAACTGTTGCTATGATGCTAATTTTAAGTCAGTTTATTACTGTTGGTGGATTACATATTATTTTTGCAACAGTCGTAGCTGCAACTATAGGGATGGTGATTAAAAAATGA
- a CDS encoding TrmB family transcriptional regulator, producing the protein MEKKLIHQLEKLGFSTYECRTYIGLLKHSPITGYEVSKRTRVPRSMIYEVLGKLLDKGAIYTVPTEPVTYSPVNPVQLIERMKQDFDESFTFLSKELASIESEQEVNTIWRIKSSDFVLEEMNSLIQRAHQEVLLSLWHEQAKVLQPTIKRQEESGIEFFSLLFGAEQMQFGHTYHHNYMRPEVVSERMDGYLTIAARDHQEVIIANFLDNGSAWAVKTEDPALVLVAEEYIRHDIMIVEITEKYGAEKLDQLWRKRPDLKRVVSGK; encoded by the coding sequence ATGGAAAAAAAATTAATTCATCAATTAGAAAAGTTAGGGTTTTCTACTTATGAATGTCGTACTTATATTGGATTACTAAAGCACTCACCAATTACAGGTTACGAAGTGAGCAAACGAACTCGAGTTCCAAGATCAATGATTTATGAAGTCTTAGGAAAACTCTTAGACAAAGGCGCTATTTACACTGTTCCAACGGAGCCAGTTACATATTCTCCAGTAAATCCAGTACAATTAATTGAAAGAATGAAACAAGATTTTGATGAGTCGTTTACCTTTTTGTCTAAAGAATTAGCATCTATTGAGTCTGAACAAGAGGTGAACACCATTTGGCGGATTAAGTCGAGTGATTTTGTATTAGAAGAAATGAACAGTCTTATACAACGAGCTCATCAAGAAGTTTTACTTTCACTATGGCATGAGCAAGCGAAAGTTTTGCAACCGACAATTAAGAGACAAGAAGAATCTGGAATTGAATTCTTCTCTTTACTTTTTGGAGCTGAACAGATGCAATTTGGTCATACATATCATCATAACTATATGAGGCCAGAAGTTGTCAGTGAACGAATGGATGGTTATTTGACGATTGCTGCTCGTGATCATCAAGAAGTCATTATTGCGAACTTTTTAGATAATGGTTCTGCCTGGGCGGTAAAAACAGAAGATCCTGCACTCGTCCTCGTGGCGGAAGAATATATAAGACATGATATTATGATTGTAGAAATCACAGAAAAATATGGCGCAGAAAAGCTGGATCAGTTATGGCGTAAACGTCCTGACTTGAAGAGAGTAGTAAGTGGAAAATAA
- a CDS encoding SMI1/KNR4 family protein: protein MNKEELINFINEHKESDDFTGGVDESQINSIQNELGVELPKSYKWFLSNYGSGGLYGVDILGVAKSNIATVIIETESYRELGMSENLVVIEDIDEYAYCLDTSNMENDECPVIAWNKQGGLDAYNTAENFYEFLSQRLLDAKEAWEEDF, encoded by the coding sequence ATGAATAAAGAGGAATTGATCAATTTTATTAATGAGCATAAGGAATCAGATGACTTTACAGGGGGAGTAGATGAAAGTCAAATTAATTCTATCCAAAATGAGCTAGGGGTGGAATTACCAAAAAGTTATAAGTGGTTTTTAAGTAATTATGGGTCTGGTGGTTTATATGGTGTAGATATTTTAGGAGTGGCTAAGTCTAATATTGCTACTGTTATTATTGAAACGGAGAGTTATAGGGAGTTAGGAATGAGTGAGAATTTAGTAGTTATTGAGGATATAGATGAATATGCCTACTGTTTAGATACAAGCAATATGGAGAATGATGAGTGTCCAGTAATAGCGTGGAATAAGCAAGGAGGACTTGATGCCTACAATACGGCGGAAAATTTTTATGAGTTTTTATCACAAAGGTTATTGGATGCAAAAGAAGCATGGGAAGAAGATTTTTAA
- a CDS encoding HNH/ENDO VII family nuclease, whose protein sequence is MMRVDRNDIWANLKQIEGGITDNLFKALNKSYQQPASFFGMFDDPTDAEKEASEINRRHMERIQTSIEATRKKLERNMDELWDLYNSKVKRFENADDEYNNLAGNVKRKYTNFFEGVMDVVSSVNKAVDDFEKGIVNSIAGMVTGLLTVVKDAGVVAASGVVPDPVEPSWLKESADETVDAYTRAAIQFLQDPIRAVESTAQAFTDTVESEGVMYVTGGTIPALIPGSLAVKGASGVAKLGAGAARKAPKLLGSKPFSGNYYRKKVDAAKAGMAKVTEKFTFGKDYALSTGGANFILRDKVLENHVNPQMVNMENSGGKRVETKGTGKEYKNYKAVEYNGTTTINGKVRDTSRRVYQRIDIDYKRRDPKTGKSNYQLMKKGSPPIWKDGTKIELHHLIQREPGSMVELPNSMHKEYDRILHGLVENGGSFRNDPVLKKQYENFRSKYWRWRWRAKQIDKGEL, encoded by the coding sequence ATGATGCGTGTGGATCGTAATGATATTTGGGCGAATCTAAAGCAAATAGAGGGCGGTATTACCGATAATCTGTTTAAGGCACTAAACAAAAGCTATCAGCAACCTGCTTCATTTTTCGGTATGTTTGATGACCCAACGGATGCGGAAAAAGAAGCAAGTGAGATCAACCGACGCCATATGGAGAGAATTCAAACGAGTATTGAAGCAACCAGAAAAAAGCTAGAACGTAATATGGACGAGTTATGGGATTTATATAATTCCAAAGTAAAAAGATTTGAAAATGCAGATGATGAATACAATAACTTGGCCGGAAACGTAAAAAGGAAATATACGAACTTCTTTGAAGGTGTCATGGACGTTGTCAGTAGTGTTAATAAAGCTGTCGATGATTTTGAAAAAGGAATAGTCAACAGCATTGCTGGCATGGTCACGGGACTGCTAACCGTAGTTAAGGATGCAGGTGTTGTTGCCGCATCTGGTGTTGTTCCCGATCCTGTGGAGCCATCTTGGTTAAAAGAAAGTGCAGATGAAACAGTTGATGCCTACACACGAGCTGCGATACAATTCTTACAAGACCCTATACGTGCGGTTGAATCAACTGCCCAAGCCTTCACAGATACTGTGGAAAGTGAAGGAGTTATGTACGTTACTGGTGGGACCATTCCTGCCTTAATACCAGGTAGTTTGGCTGTCAAAGGAGCTTCAGGCGTTGCAAAACTAGGTGCAGGCGCAGCAAGAAAAGCGCCGAAGTTATTAGGTAGTAAGCCTTTTAGCGGCAACTATTATCGGAAAAAGGTTGATGCAGCTAAAGCTGGAATGGCTAAAGTGACAGAGAAGTTCACTTTTGGTAAAGACTATGCCCTTTCAACTGGTGGCGCAAACTTTATACTAAGAGATAAAGTTCTTGAGAACCACGTCAATCCGCAGATGGTTAATATGGAGAATAGCGGAGGGAAAAGGGTAGAGACTAAAGGTACGGGCAAAGAATATAAAAACTATAAGGCTGTAGAGTATAATGGGACTACTACAATTAATGGAAAAGTTAGAGATACTAGTAGACGCGTCTATCAAAGAATAGATATTGATTACAAGAGAAGAGATCCAAAAACTGGGAAGTCAAATTATCAATTAATGAAAAAAGGAAGTCCTCCAATTTGGAAAGATGGAACTAAAATAGAACTTCATCATTTAATCCAAAGAGAACCTGGGTCAATGGTGGAGCTCCCGAATAGTATGCATAAAGAATATGATAGGATATTGCATGGTTTAGTGGAGAATGGAGGAAGCTTTAGAAATGACCCTGTTTTGAAAAAACAATATGAAAACTTTAGATCGAAATATTGGAGATGGAGATGGAGAGCTAAACAAATAGATAAAGGTGAATTATAA
- a CDS encoding ETX/MTX2 family pore-forming toxin translates to MNENIKNTGTQGAIQDIDKTIADMVAAIPSDGLAVNTYWCRPCISWTDAIYYSGVNIESSNVTNVTPLFLGENTFNNTTPLEQTYYTASFSQEVTTSKSTTTEHGFSSSTEVGGKTGIPFVASGEVKETLEYNFNHTDTQTTSITTTIASPPQPVTVPANKIYKAQVYFEKNTTSGNVELFADVLTCFGSYGVIYPIGKAIEMTDNTYGLIKSPNDSKQVRAKGKGKFKVEYGTNLIVNIYDVTAEKADTVEESKLVKTKVIPID, encoded by the coding sequence ATGAATGAAAATATCAAAAACACTGGAACACAAGGAGCTATCCAAGATATTGATAAAACAATTGCTGACATGGTAGCTGCAATTCCTTCCGATGGTTTAGCAGTAAATACTTACTGGTGTCGTCCATGTATATCTTGGACAGATGCCATATATTACTCGGGTGTGAACATCGAATCAAGTAATGTCACAAATGTAACACCTTTATTTCTTGGTGAAAATACTTTCAACAATACTACACCTCTAGAACAAACCTACTATACTGCTTCTTTTAGTCAAGAGGTTACGACTTCAAAGTCTACTACCACAGAACATGGTTTCTCATCATCTACAGAAGTTGGAGGAAAGACCGGCATTCCTTTTGTAGCTAGTGGGGAAGTTAAAGAAACTCTTGAATATAATTTTAATCACACAGACACACAAACCACTAGCATTACAACTACCATTGCATCGCCACCACAGCCTGTTACAGTACCAGCGAATAAGATATACAAAGCTCAAGTATATTTTGAAAAAAATACTACGTCAGGAAACGTAGAGTTGTTTGCTGATGTATTAACATGCTTTGGATCGTATGGAGTGATATACCCAATAGGAAAGGCTATAGAAATGACAGATAACACATATGGGTTGATTAAATCTCCTAACGATAGTAAACAAGTTCGAGCAAAGGGTAAAGGGAAATTTAAAGTTGAATACGGTACAAATCTAATAGTTAATATTTATGATGTAACTGCTGAAAAGGCAGACACTGTAGAAGAAAGTAAATTAGTTAAAACAAAGGTTATTCCAATAGATTAA
- the pdaB gene encoding polysaccharide deacetylase family sporulation protein PdaB yields MEHFYVWRFNKWKRWLTVAVVALFTATFLWLEWNGEFTVFSNKEPSAMSKGNANENNIALTFNISWGEERVHDILKELKEEGVQATFFISGEWAERHPAIVEKITENKHELGMLGYRYKSYLDRELDTVKKDLRKAQEVFGKLGYEDLRLLRPPNGHFNKEIIETAENMGYNVIHWNVNPNDWKNPGSDTIVDNVMKQTTNGDIVLLHASDSVKHTAKALETILPGLKNKGFSFVSMTELINQAHASTEFVD; encoded by the coding sequence GTGGAACATTTTTATGTATGGCGTTTCAATAAGTGGAAACGGTGGTTAACTGTAGCTGTTGTTGCTCTATTTACAGCAACATTTTTATGGTTAGAGTGGAACGGGGAATTTACGGTTTTCTCCAACAAGGAACCATCAGCTATGTCAAAAGGAAACGCAAACGAAAATAATATTGCCCTAACTTTTAATATTAGCTGGGGAGAAGAACGCGTTCATGACATTCTAAAAGAACTAAAAGAAGAAGGTGTACAAGCAACTTTTTTTATAAGTGGAGAGTGGGCAGAAAGACATCCGGCTATTGTTGAAAAAATCACGGAAAACAAACATGAATTAGGAATGCTTGGTTATCGCTATAAAAGTTATTTGGATAGAGAATTGGACACGGTAAAAAAAGATTTGCGAAAAGCCCAAGAAGTTTTTGGTAAATTAGGGTATGAAGATTTGCGTTTATTACGACCCCCTAACGGTCATTTTAATAAAGAAATTATTGAAACAGCTGAGAATATGGGATATAACGTCATTCACTGGAACGTGAATCCAAACGATTGGAAAAATCCTGGCTCAGATACAATTGTAGATAATGTCATGAAGCAAACCACGAATGGAGATATTGTTTTACTACATGCTTCTGATTCGGTCAAACATACAGCGAAAGCGCTGGAAACGATTCTACCTGGCTTGAAAAACAAAGGGTTTTCGTTTGTTTCTATGACTGAACTAATAAATCAAGCACACGCTAGCACTGAATTCGTTGACTAA